The proteins below are encoded in one region of Streptomyces ficellus:
- a CDS encoding lamin tail domain-containing protein encodes MKVRFAASAAAVATAVAGSLLTAAPAAQAAGGVSIYRVSYNSPGTDNRSNTSLNAEWVQLYNSSTATISLSNWKLKDRAGWTYTFSGTIGPKRYVTVHTGRGSNTAGHRYWGRAAYVWNNDGDTAYLRKASGTLVDSCAWGSTGSSKYC; translated from the coding sequence TTGAAGGTTCGCTTCGCCGCGTCGGCAGCCGCCGTCGCCACCGCCGTCGCCGGGAGCCTGCTGACCGCCGCTCCGGCCGCCCAGGCAGCCGGTGGCGTCAGCATCTACCGCGTGTCCTACAACTCGCCCGGCACGGACAACCGTTCCAACACGTCGCTGAACGCCGAGTGGGTGCAGCTCTACAACTCCAGCACCGCCACGATCTCCCTCAGCAACTGGAAGCTGAAGGACCGGGCCGGCTGGACGTACACCTTCAGCGGCACGATCGGGCCCAAGCGGTACGTGACGGTCCACACCGGCCGGGGCAGCAACACCGCGGGCCACCGCTACTGGGGGCGGGCGGCGTACGTCTGGAACAACGACGGCGACACCGCCTACCTCCGCAAGGCGTCGGGCACGCTCGTCGACTCCTGCGCGTGGGGATCGACCGGATCGTCGAAGTACTGCTGA